TGGATGATACTTTGTCGCAAACAGCCCAGCAGCAATTTGAGTTTTATCACCAAATTCAGAGACGAAGATAACACCAAAACCGGTCAAAAAAGGATTTTTCAATTCGCATTCTGCCTTTTCATCTTCTTTTCTCAAAAGGGTTATAACTCCGAAGATAATAAAAATAATGCCACCAGCAATTTTGATATAATGCGCCGGCATAACATTTGTAGCAAAATTACCGAGGAGCACAGCAATACCATCGGTAACAAAAAATGCAAGAATTACACCTAAAAGTAACAAAAAATGTTTTTTTGTCTGCGTCGCAAGGCATAAAATTGCAATCTGAGTTTTATCGCCCAGTTCAGCAAGTCCAATGGTAAAAAATGGTATAAAAAAATCCTGAAACATTATATTGACTCTGGATTTGCAAACATATCCACCCAGGGTAATGAATAAGTAAACCTTATGAATAGAAAAGCCGAGATTATTATAAAAACAATGAGCACAATCCTAATTGAAGTATTGAACTCAAATCTTTCAGCAGTCTTTTCGGTTATACCAGCAAATATGCCAGATAGATAAGAACTAAAAATTGCCCATAACAATTCAATTATGTTGGAATCCGTTTTGCCCCGGATTGCCGGTGCCAGATACCATATAAGAAAAACAAACCAGGGCACAAAAATTGTTGACAATAATCGCGCATACCAGAAACTTGCTTTCGCATTTATTCTCTTCTGAATAACTAAGTATTCTATTAAGCTGGCAAATAGATATGCCCAGAATGCCATTTTCAGATGTTGAAAGATAGATTCATCAATACCACAGAATGGTGTAAGGATAGACCAACCAGTCAAATCATATCCGAAATGCAATGCAGAAAATATAATTAGATAAAGGAATGCTTTAACTGGAATTTTTTGAATAAACATTATTGCCTGCTTTCTCCTTAACCTTTATCCCCTCCATTCAAAGGAGAAGAATTTTTCGAGTCTCTTCTTACCGTGCAGGATGTATCTGTTGCCAATTCAGATTTGAACCAACATTGGGATTATAATTGGGGTCGTCAGTGAGAATGTATTCACCTAAATTGTTTGACCATACATTTTAATATCCAGTAGGCAGTTCTACCCGTTTTTCTGCAAATGGGTCATAATACTGGTCAACACCTCTTACATAATCACTGAAATTCTGTGCAATCTTTTCATTTACACCTTGACGATATTCCCATGCCCTTTGCTGGTCTTCGCGCATTTCACTACTTGCCTGGGCAATGATCTGATTCATTCTGCCTGTTGCCTGAATATTCTGAATTACAAGTTGTGCAAGATACTCTTTCACATTTGCAACCTTGGCATACCATTGGGGATTGACCTGCAAGGAATACAGCATAGTCTGAAACAACTTTGCCTGGGCATCAAGTTTTCCTTTCTCTGCTCGGAATGAGAATATCGAATCAATATACCAGTAGTTTATGTAATAACTTGGCGAATAATAACTACCCGGTAAATTTATTATGAACTGACTGACTGCCGCATAAAATTCCTCTTCCATCTCTTTTCCGTTTTCTGTGTATTCAATCCTCATTTTGCCTGCTTCAGCGAGTGCGGTAACACCCTCGGTTGGCGGTCCCTTTGCAAGTTTTGCCAGGTCCGGGACTTCTTTTTCTTCAATAATTTTTAAATCACTGACTCCCCCTCTGAATTTAGGAATGATAACCCGGGTGAAGGCGGTGTGCAAGTCAATGGGTTGGGCTACAGGCGTTCCAAATCGTAATTAACCAGGAGGATTCGTATACAAAAATCCCTGATTATCAGTCCAGAAATAATCTTGGGCTGGAAAGAGATTGAATTCAGCCCGACTTTTGGTATCATAAAAACGAAAATTGACCCTCGCAGGCAGGGCTGGGACTGCTACCCAGTTTATTGCCCCTTCTGCCTTCCAGTCACCGGGAATGAGCAAACGGAATACCTCTATCCCTGCTAAAGGGTCATTATAGGAATATGTAACAAACTTTTGCATCTTTGGTGGATTCTTCGTCTTGCTGGTCTTTGTATCATCACTCCCCGAACATATTACAAACACAAAGAGACCCAAAAACACAATTGCTTTTGATATGGTTTTCATAATTCCTCCTTTTTTTATTATTATTTCAAAACGCCGCTCCAATTTTTATTAAACGTAGGACAAACCTTCAGAGGCTGTATTACAATTTCTATTTTGTCACCCTGAATTTATTTCAGGGTTTCAAAAAGTAATGATTTTTCAGTCGCCGTCCCGAGCTTGTTTCGGGATGCTGAAAATGGCATGAGATGCCGAAATAAATTCGGCATTACATTGTTCAGCATGACAAATACTAATATTGATCAAATCATCCCTTTATTTTCTAACATCTATTATTAAATAATTGATTTTATCCTTTCATAAAAAAAATCAATACCTAAATCAGAATTGGTACAGAACAGACAACAATCCATAATGTATCCAGGCAAAATTATAGACCTCAGTAATATCAGCGCCACCTTCAACACTTCTATAACCTAAGGAAATACTCCAGGTTTTTGTGGGATAAAATCGTCCTTTCAAAGCACCATCAAAAGCCCTGCCCGGTCCACCAGCAAGCCCTTCAAGGTCAAAAACAAATCCCCACTTTTCGGTGAATTTCTTCTCCATTGCAATATGTAATAAAGGCACAAATCCAAGGTCTGTTTTCTCCGCACTTCTCCCCTGTTGCTCAAGTTTTATCTTCGCGTCCCTGATTTTCGCTGTAAATCCAATCCAGCATCTACAATTATGCTTCACACTCAGGCATAAATTATAACTGTATCCAAGACGCCAGGAATTGAATTTGTATGTCGCATCTGTTGCAATGCCCTGCTGAAATGTTTCGCCGCAGTAATTTATATCTGTATCAAATGTTCCTGTCTTTGTATAGAATAACGGTGCAAGAAGAATATGAAGATTATGTCTTGATGTGATATGCCATTTAAGATACAAACGAAACCAGGGTAATGGACCTGTTCCAACAAGTTCAACGAGCGAGAATCTTGTACCTGCAGATGTATTTGGTATCTGGACAACATTCCTGCTTTGCCAGACCGCTCCACCTTCCAGTTCAGCAGAGAATCTTTCGGACTGGGAATTGCCCAGTGAAAGACACACAACCAAAAGCAAACAAAATGCAAATTGTATATACTTCATTTTACCTCCTATTTTATCTTTTGTCTTCTTGCCTTTTCTATCCATCTTGCCATCTTTAGTCTTTTTTAGTCCGTTAATGCCTTTTCCAAATTGCTATTATTGCCAGTAAGGCTAAAGCCTTGCCCTGCTTTTCCTTTCTCACCATCTTGAACCATCTTTAGCTTTCTAATTCATTTCGCCTTTTTGCCATCTTTAGCCTTTTAATACCTTTTTCAGACTAATATTTTGTCCTCACTCTTATTATCAACTGCCTTTTTTCAGTATCCAATATTGCCAGCATAAAATCAATC
The sequence above is a segment of the candidate division WOR-3 bacterium genome. Coding sequences within it:
- a CDS encoding DUF6512 family protein codes for the protein MFIQKIPVKAFLYLIIFSALHFGYDLTGWSILTPFCGIDESIFQHLKMAFWAYLFASLIEYLVIQKRINAKASFWYARLLSTIFVPWFVFLIWYLAPAIRGKTDSNIIELLWAIFSSYLSGIFAGITEKTAERFEFNTSIRIVLIVFIIISAFLFIRFTYSLPWVDMFANPESI
- a CDS encoding TMEM165/GDT1 family protein; the protein is MFQDFFIPFFTIGLAELGDKTQIAILCLATQTKKHFLLLLGVILAFFVTDGIAVLLGNFATNVMPAHYIKIAGGIIFIIFGVITLLRKEDEKAECELKNPFLTGFGVIFVSEFGDKTQIAAGLFATKYHPILVLAGVIFALTILSLMAIFIGRLLTERINRKIISYIAGAIFIVIGIIYIISGL